The following are from one region of the Bos mutus isolate GX-2022 chromosome 18, NWIPB_WYAK_1.1, whole genome shotgun sequence genome:
- the KCNK6 gene encoding potassium channel subfamily K member 6, with the protein MRRGALLAGALAVYIAYLVLGALLVARLEGPHEARLRAELRMLRQQLLRRSPCVAAPALDAFVERVLAAGRLGRAALANASGSANASDPAWDFASALFFASTLVTTVGYGYTTPLTDGGKAFSIAFALLGVPVTMLLLTASAQRLSLLLTHTPLSWVSQRWGCTPRKAARWHLAILLGVTVTVCFLVPAAIFAHLEEAWSFLDAFYFCFISLSTIGLGDYVPGEAPGQPYRAVYKLLVTVYLFLGLVAMVLLVQTFRRVSDLHGLTELILLPTPCPTSFAEEDDRVDILSPEPEPHQQLTAGSHVDYASIPR; encoded by the exons ATGCGGCGGGGTGCGCTCCTGGCGGGCGCCCTGGCAGTATATATCGCGTACCTGGTGCTGGGCGCGCTGCTGGTAGCCCGGCTGGAGGGGCCGCACGAAGCCCGCCTCCGAGCCGAGCTGCGGATGCTGCGCCAGCAGCTGCTGCGGCGCAGCCCGTGTGTGGCCGCCCCCGCCCTGGACGCCTTCGTGGAGCGGGTGCTGGCGGCCGGACGACTGGGGCGCGCCGCGCTCGCCAATGCCTCCGGGTCTGCCAATGCCTCGGACCCCGCCTGGGACTTCGCCTCGGCTCTCTTCTTCGCCAGCACGCTGGTCACCACCGTGG GCTACGGGTACACGACGCCACTGACCGACGGGGGCAAGGCCTTCTCCATCGCCTTTGCGCTCCTGGGCGTCCCagtcaccatgctgctgctgacCGCCTCAGCCCAGCGCCTGTCGCTACTGCTCACCCACACGCCCCTGTCCTGGGTGAGCCAGCGCTGGGGCTGCACCCCCCGGAAGGCAGCCCGCTGGCACCTGGCCATCCTGCTGGGGGTCACGGTGACCGTCTGCTTCCTGGTGCCAGCCGCCATCTTTGCCCACCTTGAGGAGGCCTGGAGCTTCCTGGATgccttctacttctgcttcatctctCTGTCCACCATCGGCCTGGGTGATTACGTTCCGGGAGAGGCCCCCGGCCAGCCCTACCGGGCCGTCTACAAGTTGTTAGTCACAG TCTACCTCTTCCTGGGCCTGGTCGCCATGGTGCTCTTGGTGCAGACTTTCCGCCGTGTGTCTGACCTTCATGGCCTCACAGAGCTCATCCTGCTGCCCACTCCATGCCCCACCAGCTTCGCGGAGGAAGATGATCGGGTGGACATCCTGAGCCCCGAGCCCGAGCCACACCAGCAGCTCACCGCCGGCTCGCACGTGGACTACGCCTCCATCCCCAGGTAG